In Granulicella mallensis MP5ACTX8, the sequence CTGTTATTTCGTGAAAGGTGTGGGGGAAGATTCCCCATTGAAATAGTCGAATCGATTGCGCAGATTTGGTGTCTTATTAGGTGGAGCTTAATGGCGTGAGGCAAATGTCTCACGAGGTGGAAAGGGGTGCCGCGATGACGAACCAGGGAGCAAACGACGACAGACGCGACGAAGTTTGGCAGGGAATGGTCAATTGGGACCTCGGTGTGGGTGGCGGAAGCCACGTAAGTCCCATCCTGTGGCGCTGCGACGCCCTGCGTGCAGGAAAGCTCTATAACCGCAGTATGTTCGGCACACGCGAAGAGGCGGAGCAGTTCGCGCAGCGCATGCGCGAGGCCGAGCCGGACCAGATCTTCAGCGTGGAGTCGATCCGGGCCAGCCAGGTGTGGAACTAAGGCCAGAAGTTGTAGCATCATGGGCCGCGCCTCTGCGGGTTTCTGACGCGAGGTCGCGGCCCTCGCTGCATCTGAGCAAGGAACATAGATGAAGACTAAGGACGAGAGCTACGTTTTAGATTTATGTGATCTGGTACTTACTCATGAATCTAGCAGGCAGCACCGTTTCGCCTTTCTTCTTGGTGATACCGGACGTAGATTGCCAGTAGACGCCTACTATTCGACCCTCAATCTAGTTATTGAGTTTTATGAGCGCCAGCATTATGAAGAAGTTCGGTTTTTCGACAAGCCAGAGAAGTTGACATGTAGTGGCGTTACTCGAAGAGAGCAACGAAAGCTTTATGACCAGCGTAGGAGAGACATACTTCCTTTACATGGCATTGAGCTAATTGTTTTGTCAGTGCAACAATTTCGTCACGACACACGAAAACGCCTAATACGTAACCACATCGAAGATGAAAAGTTGATTCGCCGTGAACTAGCTCAATACCTTGCTGTCTCAAACTAGTATTCGGTTGAAGTATTAAACAAAGGTCGGAGATTTCGATGCCTGAAGGAAATGAAATCCATCGCTGGGCCGAGCGGCACACCACCGCATTCGTCGGAAAAAAGATGCACGTAGAGGCTCCGAACGGCCGCTTTCGAGAGGCCGATGTGCTCGATGGACGCAAGCTGGAACGCGTGATGGCGAAGGGTAAGCACCTGGGCTATGTCTTCGGCAAAGATCGCATTCTGCATGTGCACCTGGGACGCTACGGAGACTGGACCGAGGGCCAGATGCCTCTGCCGGAGGAGCGCGGCGCGTTGCGGGTTCGGATGTGGCCCGTGGGAGCAAAGGCTCGCAAGGATGCAGCGGAGGCCAGCACACGGCACGGATGGTACTCAAGCGACGATGGATCGAATCCGACGCCACCGGAGGAGATCGACTGGCTGGAGTTGCGCGGAGCTTCGGACTGCAGCTTGTGGACGGATGCCCAGTGGGAGACGCTACTCGCAAGGCTTGGGCCGGACCCGCTGGACGGTGACGATCCGAAGCCGGCGTTTGAGCACATTGCGAAGGCGAAGACGCCGATCGGTGTCTTGTTGATGCAGCAGGATGTGCTCTCCGGCATTGGCAACATCTACCGTGCGGAGCTGTTGTTTCGCGCGCGGCTGAGTCCTTTTGTGGAAGGCCGGACGGTGCCTATGAAGACTCTGCAGGCGATGTGGAAGGATTCGATTCCCTTGCTGCGCGCTGGGATGATCGATCGCCGCATTGTGACGACGAAGCCGAAGGATCGTCCGCACAAGACGGGGAAGCCGCTGAAAGAAGAGGCGCACTACGTCTACCGGCGGCATGGGAAGCCTTGCTTTGTCTGCGGGACGAAGGTTTTGCGCAAGGATGTGGCGGGCCGAACGTTGTATTGGTGCCCGGTATGTCAGGCGGATGCAACGCTCAGCGTATAACGTGGAGCGTGATATGCTGAGCGTGTGATCCGTTCTTTCAAAAGCGACGAGGCGGAAAAGATATTTAACCGTATTCACAGCAAACGGTTTGCTTCGCTGGAGAGGGTTATCTTCAGGAAATTGAGATCGATCCACAGAGCAGCTGCACTGGGAGACTTAACCAATCCCCCCGGAAACAGACTGGAGGCTCTTCGTGGAGACCGTGCAGGTCAGTACAGTATCCGGATCAACGAGCAATGGAGAATCTGCTTCGAATGGAGAGAGAATCATGCGTATGAAGTCGAAATCGTCGACTACCACTAAGCGGGCGAAGCGACTGGCCCCTCTCCATCCCGGTGAGATGCTGCGGGAAGAGTTTATGGTGCCACTCGGCCTTAGCGCGAATGCTGTAGCGTTGGCCGTTCGAGTGCCAACTACACGCATTACGGAGATTCTTAATGGACGTCGCGGTATCACAGCCGATACAGCGTTAAGACTTGCGAGGCTCTTCCGCATGACCCCCGAGTATTGGATGGGACTGCAAATCGACTATGACCTCGA encodes:
- a CDS encoding Fpg/Nei family DNA glycosylase; translation: MPEGNEIHRWAERHTTAFVGKKMHVEAPNGRFREADVLDGRKLERVMAKGKHLGYVFGKDRILHVHLGRYGDWTEGQMPLPEERGALRVRMWPVGAKARKDAAEASTRHGWYSSDDGSNPTPPEEIDWLELRGASDCSLWTDAQWETLLARLGPDPLDGDDPKPAFEHIAKAKTPIGVLLMQQDVLSGIGNIYRAELLFRARLSPFVEGRTVPMKTLQAMWKDSIPLLRAGMIDRRIVTTKPKDRPHKTGKPLKEEAHYVYRRHGKPCFVCGTKVLRKDVAGRTLYWCPVCQADATLSV
- a CDS encoding type II toxin-antitoxin system RelE/ParE family toxin, which gives rise to MIRSFKSDEAEKIFNRIHSKRFASLERVIFRKLRSIHRAAALGDLTNPPGNRLEALRGDRAGQYSIRINEQWRICFEWRENHAYEVEIVDYH
- a CDS encoding HigA family addiction module antitoxin, whose translation is MRMKSKSSTTTKRAKRLAPLHPGEMLREEFMVPLGLSANAVALAVRVPTTRITEILNGRRGITADTALRLARLFRMTPEYWMGLQIDYDLDVAMDQIEEDIDRDIHPLPIDEATGSLKAA